In Propionimicrobium sp. PCR01-08-3, one DNA window encodes the following:
- a CDS encoding dihydroorotate dehydrogenase-like protein translates to MADLTTSYLGLELRSPIIASCSPLTGREDSLLQLAENGAGAVVLPSLFQEEAEAEELAASDLMDIGDDFAEFASAPLPEIDFTDVGPARHVEWLRRAKELVQIPVIASVNGSKVGDWAKYARLMAEAGADAIELNLYSVNADPGESSAEVEARYLEIIESVRGRIEVPLAVKLSQHFTGLSAFARRADEAGADGLVLFNRFYGAEINLDSLALESRLALSSPEELRFVLRWIGILRAQRPGLSLAATSGVHSGLDALKALLVGANVACTASALLHNGPGHLKVMLHELDAWLDEHDYESVKQLQGSMSAANVPDPGQFERAQYMKVITSSL, encoded by the coding sequence ATGGCCGACCTGACAACCTCGTATCTGGGTTTGGAGTTGCGCTCGCCGATCATCGCATCGTGCAGCCCGCTGACCGGACGAGAGGACTCGCTGCTGCAGTTGGCCGAGAACGGCGCGGGTGCGGTGGTGCTGCCCAGCCTGTTCCAGGAGGAGGCCGAGGCCGAAGAACTGGCCGCGTCCGACCTGATGGACATCGGCGACGATTTTGCCGAGTTCGCGTCGGCTCCGCTGCCCGAGATCGACTTCACCGATGTCGGCCCGGCCCGGCATGTTGAATGGCTGCGGCGGGCCAAGGAGCTCGTCCAGATTCCGGTGATTGCCAGCGTCAACGGGTCGAAGGTGGGGGACTGGGCCAAATATGCGCGGCTGATGGCGGAGGCCGGGGCCGACGCGATCGAACTCAACCTGTATTCGGTGAATGCGGATCCCGGCGAGTCGTCGGCCGAGGTCGAGGCGCGGTACCTGGAGATCATCGAGTCGGTCCGTGGACGCATCGAGGTGCCGTTGGCGGTCAAGCTGTCTCAACATTTCACCGGCTTGAGCGCATTTGCCCGGCGAGCCGACGAGGCCGGCGCCGACGGACTGGTGCTCTTCAACCGCTTCTACGGCGCCGAAATCAATCTGGATTCGCTTGCCTTAGAAAGTCGGTTGGCATTGTCCTCTCCCGAGGAGTTGCGTTTCGTGCTGCGCTGGATAGGGATCCTGCGGGCCCAACGTCCGGGCTTGTCGCTGGCGGCCACCTCCGGCGTGCACAGTGGTTTGGACGCACTGAAGGCGTTGCTGGTCGGTGCCAATGTGGCGTGCACGGCGTCCGCGCTGCTGCACAACGGCCCGGGGCACCTCAAGGTGATGCTGCATGAACTGGACGCCTGGTTGGACGAGCACGACTACGAGTCGGTGAAGCAACTGCAGGGCTCAATGAGCGCGGCAAACGTGCCCGACCCGGGCCAGTTCGAGCGGGCCCAGTACATGAAGGTCATCACCTCGTCCTTGTGA
- a CDS encoding DnaJ family domain-containing protein has translation MAEDPAPRYESFIDRLVREATERGEFDHLPGKGQPLHLKWVGDPDWCSSRFALVNNFVGLGSSSKLGCARPSSLWIKEKLERENLTGGELRRQFKDRGRDSRPS, from the coding sequence ATGGCTGAGGATCCGGCGCCGCGCTACGAATCATTTATTGACCGGCTGGTCCGCGAGGCGACCGAGCGGGGAGAGTTCGATCATCTGCCAGGCAAAGGCCAACCTCTGCACTTGAAATGGGTTGGTGACCCCGACTGGTGCTCCTCGCGCTTCGCGCTCGTCAACAATTTCGTCGGCCTCGGCAGCTCGAGCAAGCTCGGCTGCGCTCGGCCTTCCTCATTGTGGATCAAGGAAAAACTGGAACGCGAGAATCTGACCGGCGGAGAGTTGCGACGCCAATTCAAAGACCGCGGACGTGATTCGCGGCCAAGCTGA
- a CDS encoding HPr family phosphocarrier protein, whose product MAKKTVVVGSSVGLHARPAATVAAAAGEYDDEITIALADGDPVDASSVLLIMTLGAEHGSEVTVESDNAEAVDAIAALIEKDLDA is encoded by the coding sequence ATGGCCAAGAAGACCGTCGTTGTTGGCTCGTCGGTTGGACTGCACGCCCGCCCCGCGGCAACCGTTGCGGCAGCCGCAGGCGAGTATGACGATGAGATCACGATCGCTCTCGCTGACGGCGATCCGGTGGATGCATCCTCAGTGCTGCTCATCATGACCTTGGGCGCCGAACACGGCAGTGAGGTCACCGTAGAGTCCGACAATGCCGAGGCCGTGGACGCAATCGCAGCGCTCATCGAGAAGGATCTCGACGCCTGA
- a CDS encoding 2'-5' RNA ligase family protein — MTDLAGWPGHAVLQIPVPEMEDWIVDRTRFYDTAFLSDDPGFHHAHITVLAPITTWNLDAIADLAASSSPFDFELADIAVFPGGTIYLRADPVRQFKRLIHTAWRAHADVHPYGGDDPLPHLTLDRLSETVSVASTRKLITRPLPVHGRANSLELVWYRANECHLIERWTLGA, encoded by the coding sequence GTGACCGACCTCGCGGGCTGGCCCGGGCATGCGGTTCTGCAGATACCGGTGCCGGAGATGGAAGACTGGATCGTCGATCGGACCCGGTTCTACGACACCGCGTTTCTGAGCGACGATCCCGGCTTCCACCACGCGCACATCACTGTGCTCGCACCGATCACCACCTGGAACCTGGACGCGATAGCCGACCTCGCGGCGTCCAGTTCACCTTTCGATTTCGAGCTTGCTGATATCGCCGTGTTCCCCGGCGGCACGATCTATCTGCGCGCGGACCCGGTGCGGCAGTTCAAGAGGCTCATTCACACGGCCTGGCGGGCGCATGCCGATGTGCACCCGTATGGCGGCGATGATCCGCTACCTCACTTGACTTTGGACCGGCTGTCGGAGACGGTCAGTGTCGCATCCACCCGTAAGTTGATCACCCGGCCGCTGCCCGTTCATGGACGCGCGAACTCGCTCGAATTGGTTTGGTATCGCGCCAACGAATGCCACCTGATCGAGCGGTGGACGCTGGGAGCATAA
- a CDS encoding biotin carboxylase N-terminal domain-containing protein: protein MTITKLLVANRGEIAVRVIRAARDAGIASVAVYADSDSASLFVELADEAFALNGATPAETYLNIGKLLDIAERSGADAVHPGYGFLSENADFAQAVIDAGLTWIGPPPSAIDALGDKVQARHIAQKVGAPLVPGTSDPVTDADEILAFADEHGLPIAIKAAYGGGGRGLKVARQRSEIKPMFESATREAITAFGRGECFVERYLDRPRHVETQCLADQHGQVVVVSTRDCSLQRRHQKLVEEAPAPFLSDEQLTRLYESSKAILREAGYVGAGTCEFLVGVDGTISFLEVNTRLQVEHPVSEQVTGWDLVRWQFAIADGARLPDSDPVISGHSFEFRINAEDAGRGFMPGPGTLTRWRPPCGPGVRMDEGYRRGMTVPGAFDSLLGKLVVTGATRDEALARARRATDEFLIEGMPTVLPFHQAVLNDPAFTAADGIFGVYTDWIETGFTGHIEPYTGELGEPDTDVPSKAVVVEVNGRRMEVKVPANLGGGTGPVKPKKPTRRARSAAPADLSDALTSPMQGTIAKTAVAEGDTVAEGDLIVVLEAMKMEQPISAHRSGVVRDLVEIGTSLTSGEMICQIVEE from the coding sequence ATGACGATCACCAAGCTGCTGGTGGCCAACCGCGGAGAGATCGCGGTTCGTGTCATCCGGGCTGCACGCGACGCAGGCATTGCCTCGGTCGCTGTTTATGCCGATTCAGATTCCGCATCGCTGTTCGTAGAGCTCGCGGACGAGGCCTTTGCGCTCAACGGCGCGACCCCGGCCGAGACCTATCTCAACATCGGCAAGTTGCTCGACATCGCCGAGCGTAGCGGCGCCGATGCCGTACATCCCGGCTACGGGTTTCTCTCCGAGAACGCCGACTTCGCGCAAGCCGTCATCGACGCGGGCCTCACCTGGATCGGCCCTCCCCCGTCCGCGATTGATGCCCTCGGCGACAAGGTGCAGGCCCGCCACATCGCGCAGAAGGTCGGCGCCCCCTTGGTGCCGGGCACCTCCGATCCGGTGACGGACGCCGACGAAATCCTCGCCTTCGCCGATGAGCATGGTCTGCCGATCGCGATCAAGGCCGCCTACGGCGGTGGCGGCCGTGGCCTCAAGGTGGCCCGGCAGCGCTCCGAGATCAAGCCGATGTTCGAGTCGGCCACCCGCGAGGCGATCACCGCCTTCGGACGCGGCGAATGCTTCGTGGAGCGCTATCTCGATCGTCCGCGGCATGTGGAGACCCAGTGCCTGGCCGACCAGCACGGCCAGGTCGTGGTGGTGTCGACCCGTGACTGCTCGCTGCAGCGCCGTCACCAGAAACTTGTCGAAGAGGCGCCGGCGCCCTTCCTCAGCGACGAGCAGCTGACCAGGCTCTACGAGTCGTCCAAGGCGATCTTGCGCGAGGCAGGCTACGTGGGTGCCGGCACCTGCGAGTTCCTGGTCGGTGTCGACGGCACGATCAGTTTTCTCGAGGTCAACACCCGGCTGCAGGTCGAGCATCCGGTCAGCGAGCAGGTCACCGGATGGGATCTGGTGCGCTGGCAGTTCGCGATCGCCGACGGCGCGCGGCTGCCCGATTCCGATCCGGTGATCAGCGGCCACTCCTTCGAGTTCCGAATCAATGCCGAAGACGCCGGACGCGGATTCATGCCAGGGCCCGGCACCCTGACCAGGTGGCGTCCCCCGTGCGGGCCGGGCGTGCGGATGGACGAAGGCTACCGGCGTGGCATGACGGTGCCCGGAGCTTTCGATTCACTGCTCGGCAAGCTGGTGGTCACCGGCGCCACCCGCGACGAAGCCCTGGCCAGAGCTCGCCGAGCCACCGATGAGTTCTTGATCGAGGGCATGCCGACCGTGCTGCCCTTCCATCAGGCAGTTTTGAACGATCCGGCTTTCACCGCTGCCGACGGCATATTCGGCGTCTACACCGATTGGATCGAGACCGGGTTCACCGGCCACATCGAGCCCTACACCGGTGAGCTGGGCGAGCCCGACACCGACGTGCCGTCCAAGGCTGTGGTGGTCGAGGTCAATGGACGCCGCATGGAGGTCAAGGTGCCGGCCAATCTCGGCGGTGGCACCGGGCCCGTCAAGCCGAAGAAGCCGACCCGTAGGGCACGCTCGGCCGCCCCGGCCGATCTCTCGGACGCGCTGACCTCGCCGATGCAGGGCACTATCGCCAAGACGGCCGTGGCCGAAGGCGACACCGTGGCCGAAGGCGACCTGATCGTGGTGCTGGAGGCGATGAAGATGGAGCAGCCGATCAGCGCGCACCGCTCAGGTGTGGTGCGTGATCTCGTCGAGATCGGCACCTCGCTCACCTCAGGCGAGATGATCTGCCAGATCGTCGAGGAGTGA
- a CDS encoding NUDIX domain-containing protein, whose translation MPIPEFVAALRSKIGHDRLWLSGVTAVVLRPLAAPEEVLLVRRSDDGNWTPVKGIMEPAESVAGAAKRECLEETGVVIEIDRLVSVGVHGPVRYSNGDVTDYLDHTVRARWVSGEPIVGDDESVDVGWFRLDALPESIPESDLARIQVAVTNPADVVLEGLPR comes from the coding sequence ATGCCTATTCCCGAGTTCGTTGCTGCTCTTCGGTCAAAAATCGGTCACGATCGGTTGTGGCTGTCGGGGGTGACGGCGGTTGTCTTGCGTCCCTTGGCTGCTCCCGAGGAGGTGCTGCTGGTTCGCCGCTCGGACGACGGCAACTGGACGCCGGTGAAAGGCATCATGGAGCCCGCCGAATCCGTTGCCGGGGCCGCCAAGCGAGAATGCCTGGAAGAGACCGGCGTGGTGATCGAGATCGACCGTTTGGTGTCGGTGGGAGTACACGGCCCGGTGCGCTACTCGAATGGCGATGTCACCGACTACCTGGATCACACGGTTCGGGCGCGCTGGGTGTCGGGTGAGCCGATTGTGGGGGACGACGAGTCGGTGGATGTCGGCTGGTTCCGGCTGGACGCCTTGCCCGAGTCGATTCCGGAATCCGATCTCGCGAGGATCCAGGTTGCGGTCACCAACCCCGCCGATGTGGTGCTGGAAGGCCTGCCGCGCTGA
- a CDS encoding Maf family protein, which produces MPNATSVPQPRRVVLGSSSPARLMTLQQAGIEPDVVAPDVDESQVQRSAGGELTSELARLKGEAVLAKLGASGGLDEPLVLLACDSMLEIEGRVYGKPGTQEAAIVRWYRMRARQGLFFTGHFVALVAGPEDIRSQVRVAETGVTFADLTDAEIAAYAATGEPQKVAGGFTIDGIGGPFVTSITGDPHNVVGISLPLVRQMLLDLGVQWQSLWDLG; this is translated from the coding sequence GTGCCGAATGCTACTTCTGTGCCGCAGCCTCGCCGGGTCGTCCTCGGGTCGAGTTCTCCTGCCCGTCTGATGACCTTGCAGCAGGCAGGCATCGAGCCGGACGTGGTGGCTCCCGATGTGGACGAGTCACAGGTGCAGCGAAGCGCGGGCGGTGAACTGACGTCCGAGCTGGCGAGGCTCAAGGGCGAGGCGGTGCTCGCGAAACTGGGGGCGTCCGGCGGGCTGGACGAGCCATTGGTGTTGCTGGCTTGCGATTCGATGCTGGAGATCGAGGGCCGGGTATACGGCAAACCAGGAACGCAGGAGGCCGCGATCGTCCGCTGGTATCGGATGCGGGCCAGGCAAGGGCTATTTTTCACCGGGCATTTTGTGGCCCTGGTCGCGGGGCCGGAAGACATCCGTAGCCAAGTCAGAGTTGCCGAGACCGGCGTCACCTTCGCCGATCTGACAGACGCCGAGATCGCCGCCTACGCCGCGACCGGGGAACCGCAGAAGGTGGCCGGTGGGTTCACCATCGACGGCATCGGCGGCCCGTTCGTCACGTCGATCACCGGCGACCCACACAACGTGGTCGGCATCTCGCTGCCGCTGGTCCGTCAGATGCTCCTCGACCTGGGCGTCCAATGGCAAAGCCTGTGGGATCTGGGCTGA
- a CDS encoding acyl-CoA carboxylase subunit epsilon — MSDYQVVRGNPTDEELAAAVVVLAAQLAEPAPARANQDRPIAGGWNSYWRKVRQPFVSGPEAWRGSLR; from the coding sequence ATGAGTGACTACCAGGTCGTCCGCGGCAACCCGACCGACGAGGAACTCGCCGCAGCGGTCGTGGTGCTGGCTGCCCAGCTGGCCGAGCCGGCACCTGCGCGCGCCAACCAAGACCGCCCGATCGCCGGCGGCTGGAACTCGTATTGGCGCAAGGTCCGCCAGCCGTTCGTCTCCGGTCCGGAGGCCTGGCGCGGCAGTCTGCGGTAG
- a CDS encoding acyl-CoA carboxylase subunit beta: MPGTGYLEDMEVNSTAGKLADLGLRIDDAIHASGPQAVEKQHARGKMTARERVLALVDEGSFTEMDQFARHRTTAFGMDAKRPYGDGVIIGVGEIHGRQVCVFSQDVGVFGGSLGEVYGSKIAKIQDFAISTGCPLIGINEGGGARIQEGVSSLGAYGDIFLRNVQASGVIPQVSIIMGAAAGGHVYSPALTDFIVMVDQTSQMFITGPEVIKTVTGEDVSMEDLGGGRTHNTKSGNAHYLAVDESDALEYVRELITYLPQNNLEDAPIYEFAETADLDFTDRDRTLDQLVPDNPAHAYDMREVIRTVLDEDEFLEVMELYAPNVICGFGRVEGRSIGIVANQPNVLAGCLDTKASEKAARFVRTCDGFNIPVLTFVDVPGFLPGVEQEYDGIIRRGAKLIYAYAEATVPLMTVITRKAYGGAYIVMGSKHLGADVNLAWPTAQIAVMGAEGAVKILYRKELTGADDPAAKSDELVDRYNQTLANPYVAAERGFIDQVIYPHETRAQVIRFLRALRTKREAMPPKKHGNIPL, translated from the coding sequence ATGCCCGGAACAGGTTATCTTGAGGATATGGAGGTCAACAGCACTGCCGGCAAACTCGCCGATCTCGGCTTACGTATCGACGACGCGATCCATGCGTCCGGCCCGCAAGCCGTCGAGAAGCAGCACGCACGCGGCAAGATGACTGCCCGCGAACGCGTTCTCGCTCTGGTCGATGAGGGCAGCTTCACCGAGATGGACCAGTTCGCCCGGCATCGCACCACCGCTTTCGGCATGGACGCCAAACGCCCCTACGGCGACGGCGTGATCATCGGAGTCGGCGAGATTCACGGACGTCAGGTCTGTGTGTTCAGCCAGGATGTCGGGGTGTTCGGCGGTTCGCTCGGCGAGGTGTACGGATCGAAGATCGCCAAGATCCAGGACTTCGCGATCAGCACCGGGTGCCCGCTGATCGGCATCAACGAGGGCGGCGGCGCGCGCATTCAAGAAGGGGTTTCGTCGCTGGGCGCCTACGGCGACATCTTCTTGCGCAATGTGCAGGCGTCCGGGGTGATCCCGCAGGTCAGCATCATCATGGGCGCCGCGGCCGGTGGTCACGTCTACTCCCCGGCGCTGACCGATTTCATCGTGATGGTCGATCAAACCAGCCAGATGTTCATCACCGGTCCGGAGGTCATCAAGACCGTCACCGGCGAGGACGTCTCGATGGAAGACCTCGGCGGTGGCCGCACCCACAACACCAAATCGGGAAATGCCCACTACCTGGCGGTGGACGAATCGGATGCGCTCGAATACGTGCGCGAGCTGATCACCTATCTGCCGCAGAACAATCTCGAGGACGCTCCGATCTACGAGTTCGCCGAGACCGCCGACCTCGATTTCACCGACCGCGACCGCACGCTCGACCAGCTGGTGCCCGACAACCCGGCACATGCCTACGACATGCGCGAAGTGATTCGCACCGTGCTCGACGAGGACGAGTTCTTGGAGGTCATGGAGCTTTATGCCCCGAATGTCATCTGTGGGTTCGGACGCGTAGAGGGCCGCAGCATCGGTATCGTCGCCAACCAGCCGAACGTGTTGGCCGGCTGTTTGGATACCAAGGCATCCGAGAAAGCAGCCCGGTTCGTCCGCACCTGTGATGGATTCAACATTCCGGTGCTGACCTTCGTCGACGTGCCGGGGTTCTTGCCCGGCGTCGAGCAGGAGTACGACGGCATCATCCGGCGCGGCGCGAAACTGATCTACGCCTACGCCGAGGCGACGGTGCCGCTGATGACCGTCATCACCCGCAAGGCCTACGGCGGCGCGTACATCGTGATGGGCTCCAAGCATCTGGGCGCCGACGTCAATCTGGCCTGGCCGACCGCTCAGATCGCAGTGATGGGCGCCGAGGGCGCGGTCAAGATTCTCTACCGCAAGGAGCTCACCGGCGCCGACGACCCCGCCGCGAAATCCGATGAGCTCGTCGATAGATACAACCAGACGCTGGCGAATCCCTATGTGGCCGCCGAGCGGGGCTTCATCGATCAGGTGATTTACCCGCACGAGACCCGGGCCCAGGTGATCCGTTTCCTGCGTGCCCTGCGTACCAAACGCGAGGCGATGCCGCCCAAGAAGCACGGGAACATCCCGCTATGA
- a CDS encoding biotin--[acetyl-CoA-carboxylase] ligase: MPRTPAANAERISDLLGAKSFWRIRTIEVTGSTNEDLADLARQGAGSGEVLIAEHQAAGRGRFERVWQSPPGSSISTSVLLRPRREPFVWGWLSLLIGLAVTDGLRALGGGDRVQLKWPNDALIDGKKVCGILSEVVTTEWGNAAICGWGINVSLDESELPVPQATSLLLAGLPTDKDLVSAAVLGRLGDLFARWDAGEDLSAEYAAGCATVGRSVRVHLDAESPDSPSVTGQAVGIGEHGELLVELGDRVEAFAAGDVVHLR, translated from the coding sequence GTGCCTCGAACGCCTGCCGCAAATGCCGAACGTATCTCCGATCTGTTGGGCGCTAAGTCCTTCTGGCGGATCAGGACGATTGAGGTGACCGGATCCACCAATGAGGATCTCGCGGATCTGGCCCGCCAGGGTGCCGGCAGCGGCGAGGTGTTGATCGCCGAGCATCAAGCTGCTGGACGCGGCCGTTTCGAGCGCGTGTGGCAGTCGCCGCCCGGATCGTCCATCTCGACCTCGGTGCTGCTTCGGCCGCGCCGCGAACCCTTCGTTTGGGGATGGCTGTCGCTGCTGATCGGGCTGGCGGTGACCGACGGCCTGCGCGCTCTTGGCGGCGGCGATCGCGTCCAGTTGAAGTGGCCCAACGATGCCTTGATCGACGGCAAGAAGGTCTGCGGAATCTTGTCGGAGGTCGTGACCACCGAATGGGGCAATGCGGCGATTTGCGGTTGGGGTATCAACGTCTCCCTCGATGAGTCCGAGCTTCCGGTGCCGCAGGCGACGAGTCTGCTGCTCGCTGGACTGCCCACCGACAAAGACCTGGTCTCGGCTGCGGTGCTAGGCCGGCTAGGTGATTTGTTTGCCAGATGGGACGCCGGCGAAGACCTGAGCGCCGAATACGCCGCGGGTTGCGCCACTGTCGGACGCTCGGTACGCGTGCACCTCGACGCCGAATCGCCCGACAGCCCCTCGGTGACGGGCCAGGCGGTCGGCATCGGAGAGCACGGCGAACTGCTCGTCGAGCTGGGCGATCGGGTGGAGGCATTCGCTGCGGGGGACGTCGTTCACCTGCGCTGA
- a CDS encoding PH domain-containing protein translates to MALELYPGEELVTVTRPHVRTLFGPVLGLFVISALTGVGIAILGARFDELGEQIVIGAGALATVFVVLRPIVRWAATSVTLTTQRLIIRTGIVRRDDRQVPLNRVVEVTISRSAGDLGFGSGTLLLTTMGGQQLRLAHLPRIKAMCAAVSELSNEAQPQPWGGYDSWADPEPWGPDAGQDEYWH, encoded by the coding sequence ATGGCGCTCGAACTGTATCCGGGGGAGGAATTGGTCACTGTGACCAGGCCCCACGTTCGGACGCTATTCGGGCCGGTGCTCGGACTATTCGTGATCTCCGCCCTGACCGGGGTCGGAATAGCAATCCTCGGTGCTCGATTCGACGAGCTGGGAGAACAGATCGTGATCGGTGCGGGCGCCTTGGCGACGGTCTTCGTCGTGCTGCGACCGATCGTCCGCTGGGCGGCAACGAGTGTGACCCTGACGACACAGCGGCTGATCATCCGGACCGGCATCGTGCGGCGCGACGATCGGCAGGTGCCACTCAACCGGGTCGTCGAGGTCACGATCAGCCGGTCGGCCGGCGACCTCGGATTCGGATCGGGCACCCTGCTGCTCACCACCATGGGAGGTCAGCAGCTGAGATTGGCCCATTTGCCCCGGATCAAGGCGATGTGCGCGGCGGTCAGCGAACTGTCGAACGAGGCGCAGCCACAACCATGGGGCGGCTACGATTCCTGGGCGGACCCCGAACCGTGGGGACCCGATGCCGGCCAGGACGAGTATTGGCACTGA
- a CDS encoding ATP-binding protein has translation MALIAMAGLPGVGKTTVAKGLAEHFGGVLVNVDDVESSLVKAEFERSFATGLASYLVAEQVARANLGLGSTVIVDAANSASYARDMWTSLAREYNVPLLFVEVVCTDLAVHAERLATRPLPPGIQRIGFDEVVVKYAESESWGSEPRWLVNTASGVDHDQLFAEVSDALANL, from the coding sequence ATGGCGTTGATCGCAATGGCTGGGCTGCCCGGCGTGGGCAAGACGACGGTCGCCAAAGGTCTCGCGGAGCACTTCGGCGGCGTCCTCGTCAATGTGGACGATGTCGAGTCCTCTTTGGTCAAGGCCGAGTTCGAGCGATCCTTCGCGACCGGGCTGGCGAGCTATCTGGTGGCCGAGCAGGTCGCCCGCGCCAATCTCGGATTGGGCAGCACCGTCATCGTGGACGCCGCCAATTCGGCGAGCTACGCGCGCGATATGTGGACCTCGCTGGCCAGGGAATACAACGTCCCGCTGCTTTTCGTTGAGGTGGTGTGCACCGACCTGGCCGTGCACGCCGAGCGGTTGGCCACCAGGCCGCTGCCGCCCGGGATTCAGCGGATCGGCTTCGACGAAGTCGTGGTGAAATACGCCGAATCCGAATCGTGGGGGTCCGAGCCCAGGTGGCTGGTCAACACCGCGTCAGGGGTCGACCACGATCAACTATTCGCCGAGGTGTCGGACGCACTCGCCAATTTGTGA
- a CDS encoding peptidase E, translating into MTTHIVTMGGGGFSMSDNNAPTNLDRYLLELTGRRSPLVCFVPTASADDPTYVRKFLSGYASLGVRTMVLTLWQDAKASLARLPQADLVLVGAGSTVNLLALWRAHGVDRVLAEMMNRDQDLVLGGLSAGAACWYSGCVTDSFGDLRAWPDGLRMLPHSFCPHWDGERGRQPIFTEAIASGMLADGYAADDGAAVHWVNGVFSGAVAEREGARVARFTASDEPGAGGLSIEQLPVELL; encoded by the coding sequence ATGACCACGCACATCGTGACCATGGGTGGCGGCGGATTCTCGATGTCCGACAACAATGCCCCCACGAATCTCGACAGGTATTTGCTCGAATTGACCGGCCGGCGCTCACCGCTGGTCTGTTTCGTGCCGACGGCTTCGGCCGACGACCCGACCTATGTACGCAAGTTCCTGTCCGGTTACGCCTCGCTGGGTGTGCGCACCATGGTCCTCACCCTGTGGCAGGACGCCAAGGCGTCGCTGGCGAGGCTGCCGCAGGCCGATCTCGTGCTGGTCGGGGCCGGGTCGACGGTCAATCTGCTCGCGCTGTGGCGAGCCCACGGAGTCGACCGCGTCCTTGCCGAGATGATGAACCGCGACCAAGACCTGGTGCTCGGCGGATTGTCCGCCGGTGCCGCCTGCTGGTATTCGGGTTGTGTCACCGACTCGTTCGGCGATCTGCGTGCCTGGCCGGATGGCCTGCGGATGCTGCCCCACAGTTTCTGCCCACACTGGGACGGCGAGCGTGGCCGGCAACCGATCTTCACCGAGGCGATCGCGTCCGGCATGCTCGCGGACGGCTATGCGGCGGACGACGGCGCCGCAGTGCACTGGGTCAATGGCGTGTTCTCCGGCGCGGTGGCCGAACGCGAAGGTGCGCGGGTGGCCCGCTTCACGGCCAGCGACGAGCCGGGAGCCGGTGGACTGTCGATCGAGCAACTGCCGGTTGAGCTGTTGTAA